The genomic segment GCACATCCCAATACGCACCGTAGTCGATACCCTCAACCTTCAGCGCCGAGAGATTGGTGAAACGTGCGATCACATTGACCACATCGCCAACCGGCTCCAGACCCGTACCCGCAAAGTCAGCAATCTGCTGAGGTGTCGGATCCGCACGAATTACATTCGGGTTCGAGCTCCCCTGAAGACGAAGCAGATAATCGTACGACAGCGCGACAGAATCGTTGAGCAGACCAATCGGATTCTTTTGCTCGATACTCCAGACGTCGGCTGTAAGGGTCAGAGAGCCGAATTTTTCCGGAATAAACTGCGGCTCAAAGACAACACCGTAAGACGAGCTCTCAGACTCCTCCGGCTCAAGCTCCGAGTTGCCGGACCGGAGGCTCGCCACTGTCACACCAAGTGTCGCACACTGGCTGAAGTCCGTGATCCGCCCCTGATCAAGGGCTGCTTCGCACTGGATGTAGTCCGGATAGCTGTTCACACGCTCAAGAAGCGGTGTATTGACCACTTCGAGGTTTGGCGCCTTGAAGCCTTCAGACCACGACCCACGGAACCTCAGACCATCGATGACATCCCACGAGGCAGAAATCTTCGGCTTCGAAACCGAACCGACATCCGAATAGTCCTCGTAACGAGCAGCTGCCTGAAGATCCAGAGCCTGCACAAATGGAATGTTCATTTCGGGCGATACAATTGGGACGGCGACTTCGAAATACGCTGACGACACGTTACGGCTGCCTTTGACATCCGGCGATGGGCTGTGGCCCATGAGGCTGGAGTCAGACACGAGGTTGCCCGTGAGCTGGTCGTAGTAAGGCAGCGACCCATCCTGATGGGGATCCCGGTTATCGTGATATGTTTCCCGGCGGAATTCGATACCGCCAGCAACACCGATGTCGCCCGCCCAGATTGAGAACAGATCCGGCTTGGAAACCTTGAAATCAGCAAGAGCCAGCGTCGTCTTGTTTTCGCGCACCTGGGTAATCTTGAAACTGTCGATGGTTTCCTGGGAGTTGCAGTCCGGACCTCCGACAGATGGGGTTGCCGGGTTTCCGCCACAGAATGGATTGTAGGCTGAGGAATCAGTGCGGTTGATTGCCTGCTGGTACAGGCGAGAATCGAAACCGTCCGCAGAATCCTTCACATTTGCCTCGTTGTAGAGAATGGCAGAATCCCAGTCCCATCCAAACGCATCACCTTTCGCACCGAAGAGCAATCTCGTCTGATCATTGTCAACCGTAACCTTCCTGGTGCCGGCATCGAGAGCAGCGTAGGCGTTGATCACCAGGCCAACACCGTCATCCGGCACGTTACTGCTGAGACCATCAATGCGATTTGGCGAACCAACCGGACCAAGCGGATTCCAATACGCATCCGGCGCAATGTAGATCGGCCCCGAGCCGAGCGAACCGCTTGAACCAATCACAGCTTCCGATGTCGCGGTGTAATAGCCCACTTCGCCATAGAGACGAAGGCTGTCGGATACATCATAGTTCGCAAAGCTGAACATGTTGATACGATCAACGGCTGGCAGCATGGTCAGGGTGTCGAATGTTGCCATCTGGTCATTGCGCAGATCGCGATATGCAGATGTGTAGATACTGCCGGCGCCATAACAGATGCCATCACCGACCTCATAAGGACAGCCCTCTCCAAAGCCTTCAGGCTGAACATGGAAAGTCCCGGCCGCATCCGTAAACGCCGTGCCATCCGTACTGATCGTGCCGATTGATGTATCAATCGGAGTGAACTGCCCCCAGGGAACTGTCCATGTCGAACGATTGTCCCAGGCGACACCCGCCCAGTTCGTCCCGTCTGTCAGAGGCCGCATATCGGCAATATTTGTGTAATCCTGATCTGAACGAAGCAGAGAGTCCCGCGTCGTGCCACCAAGGTAAACTGAAATATTCCCTTTGCCGTTTGCGAAATCTGTCCCGTAGAGCATGTCTGCGGTGAACTCAGTCAGGTTTGTTCCCTCGGCAAGGCCGTACTGAAGATTGACATCAAAGCCCTCGAAATCCGACCGAAGAACATTGTTTACGACACCCGCAACGGCATCAGAACCATACAGAGCGGCCGCACCGTCTTTCAGCACTTCCACACGTGCGAGCCCCTGAACCGGAATGGCATTAATATTGTACCCAAAGACCGGCGTCTGATTATCCGTCTGAGAGGTTGGGTGAACAACCGTACGCCGGCCGTTGATCAGAACCAGCGTATTCCCCTGGGCCAGCCCTCGGAGACTCACTGTGGAAACGTCACCTCGTGCAGCGTTCGAGTTTCCGCCACCAAGATAAGTCCCGTTGAACGTAATATCACCAGCCGACGGTATAGTGCGGAACAGTTCATCTGCAGAAACCGCACCTGTCGCCTCAATCTCATCCGGCGACACAACAGACACCGGAAGCGCGCCTGACACCTTGGCACCGGCAATTTGAGAACCGACGACCAGTACTTTCTCCATCTGCGCCGTATCATCTTCTTCCTGTTCCTGGGCCAACGCGCCCTGAGAAAGGACTCCGAGCAACAATGCACTCGTCGATACGGT from the uncultured Hyphomonas sp. genome contains:
- a CDS encoding TonB-dependent receptor; amino-acid sequence: MNETGGAVGAKSGRFMRRCAATVSTSALLLGVLSQGALAQEQEEDDTAQMEKVLVVGSQIAGAKVSGALPVSVVSPDEIEATGAVSADELFRTIPSAGDITFNGTYLGGGNSNAARGDVSTVSLRGLAQGNTLVLINGRRTVVHPTSQTDNQTPVFGYNINAIPVQGLARVEVLKDGAAALYGSDAVAGVVNNVLRSDFEGFDVNLQYGLAEGTNLTEFTADMLYGTDFANGKGNISVYLGGTTRDSLLRSDQDYTNIADMRPLTDGTNWAGVAWDNRSTWTVPWGQFTPIDTSIGTISTDGTAFTDAAGTFHVQPEGFGEGCPYEVGDGICYGAGSIYTSAYRDLRNDQMATFDTLTMLPAVDRINMFSFANYDVSDSLRLYGEVGYYTATSEAVIGSSGSLGSGPIYIAPDAYWNPLGPVGSPNRIDGLSSNVPDDGVGLVINAYAALDAGTRKVTVDNDQTRLLFGAKGDAFGWDWDSAILYNEANVKDSADGFDSRLYQQAINRTDSSAYNPFCGGNPATPSVGGPDCNSQETIDSFKITQVRENKTTLALADFKVSKPDLFSIWAGDIGVAGGIEFRRETYHDNRDPHQDGSLPYYDQLTGNLVSDSSLMGHSPSPDVKGSRNVSSAYFEVAVPIVSPEMNIPFVQALDLQAAARYEDYSDVGSVSKPKISASWDVIDGLRFRGSWSEGFKAPNLEVVNTPLLERVNSYPDYIQCEAALDQGRITDFSQCATLGVTVASLRSGNSELEPEESESSSYGVVFEPQFIPEKFGSLTLTADVWSIEQKNPIGLLNDSVALSYDYLLRLQGSSNPNVIRADPTPQQIADFAGTGLEPVGDVVNVIARFTNLSALKVEGIDYGAYWDVPVGPGELSVNLNATYLDTYYQSPTAEAAALLAGLADRTVNPYVTVTGGGSLIQEDGRPEWKYSMSMAYDMANWKFGAFSQYTSEVYQTSVSSTTYGPWPIEDHMTWNFYGQYTVENDSWTDGTAIRLGVRNAFNEDPPLADTYGYLSSLYQPLPRYWYVNVKKSF